GGTGGTTGTGGCTCTCCATCTTGAACACGCAGGCGAGCCCGTCGCCGATGTCGATGACGCCGGCATTCTCGCCCGGGCCCTGGATCACCCACAGCGCCTTGGTCGGCAGCGTCTTCAGGTGGAGGCGCGAGGACTTGTACGAGCAGTGCTCGTTCCACATCGCCGAGACGATGCCGAGCTCGGTGATGGTCGGCTCGCGCCCGATCAGCCCGACGAAGCGCTGGTACTCGTCCTCGGTCAGGCCGTGCTGGCGCACGAGCTCGGGCGTGATGGAGACGTCGTTGCGGATCATGCGGCATCCTCTCGCCGGTCGGGCGGCCCTGCTGCCCGTGCGCTTACTGCCTGATGGGACCGGAAGGCAACTCGCGAGCCGCGCCCGACGGTATCGTCAGGCGGTCTGCACCGCCGCGGCCGCGTGCCGGCGCCGGCTGCGGCGCCGGCCGAGATAGAGCAGCAGCCCCGTCACCCCGAAGAGCGGCATGGCGAGCGCCGCCAGCATGAAGGCGATCCAGCCGACGGGCCCGAAGAACCGCCCCTCGTGCAGGGCGAGCATGCTGCCGGTGAGCCGGGCGCCCAGCGGCCGCTCGGCGTAGAGGTCGCGGGATTCGAGGGTGCCGTCGGGCCGGAAGCGCCACTCGTCGCGGGCCTGGGGGTGAGCGGCGTCCGGCGCCACCGCGCGGATGCGGATCGTCTCGCCCTCGCGGGCGGGCGCCAAGGAGGCGGTGGCGTAGCGGCCTTTCGTGGCCGCCGTGAAGGCCGCGAAGGCGGGATCGAGGGGGCCGGGCGCACCGTCCCGCTTTCCCATGCCCTTATTGTCCATGCCCCGGGCGGGGGCTGCCGCGGCGGCCGGGCGGCCGGTGAGGAGCATCGTCACCCCGTCGCGGTACCAGCCGTAGGACCACCACAGGCCGGTCAGCGCCATGACGAGGTAGAGCACCAGCATCCAGGTGCCGACGACCGCGTGCAGCGACCAGTACAGCGCCCGGCCGCGGCGGGCGAGCGCCGGCTTCAGCCAGATCCGCCAGTCGCGGCGGCCCTTCGGCCAGCGCAGGTACAGGCCCGACAGCGCGAGATAGATCATCGCCAGGGCCGCGGCGCCGGTGAGGGTGCGGCCCCAGCCGTCGCCGTTGCCGGGCAGCAGCAGCCAGCGATGCAGCCGCCGCACGGTGCCGAAGACCTCCTCGCCCCGGGCCGGTCCGAGGATTCGGCCGTCGTAAGGGTCGACATGGGTCTCGGTGCCGCGGCCGGGCCCGTCGGCGAGCCGCACCCGCGCCGCACCGTCCGGCGCGCCGCTTAAGGTCATCAGCGTGACGCGGCGGCCCGGCGCCTCCTCCTTGAGGCGGGCGACCAGGGCGTCCGGCGTCAGGCGCGGGCCCTCCCGCACCGGCACGGTGACGATGCCGGGACTCATCAGGCCCGTGACCTCGTCCTCGACGCTGAGGATGCCCCCGGTCACCCCGACCAGCATCAGCACGAGGCCGGCGGTCAGGCCGAGGAACCAGTGGAGCTGGAACAGGACGGGTCTCACCGGCGGGCCCCCGGGACGGCCGGGGTCGCGGGTGCGGAGCCTGCCTCGGGCTGGATCATGGTGCGTATTCCCGCGTCGCGCGTCAGGGCGATCGATCGCTGCCGCAAGATCGCCCGCCGATATCCCTCGTCGCGGTGACGCTTATGCCCCGGGCGAAGCGGGTGTCAATGATTTCGATTTGGGTCAGGTATGGGATATTTATTATAATGATTCCAAAATGAGCCCGAATGCCAGTCGAACTACAAAATATATTTTGGATATGGGCGCATCTCACATGTAAGGCGCCAACAACGGCGAATGGGCGCAGTTTCGGCTTGACGAGTCTCTCTCCCGCGCCGGACTCTCGTCCTCGGCAACGCGAAGCCGGCCCTGGCGGGCTCGAGACGATCGCGGCCGAGAGGAGAGGAAGTATGACGCCCATCCGCGAGGCGCTGCGTGGCGCCGTTGTCGCAATGTCCCTGTGCGGCCCGTTTGCGATCCCAGTGGTCGGCGCCGCCGCCGCGACCCTGGCGCTCGCCGGCCCGGCCCTCGCGCAGGAAAGCGTAAAAATCGCCTTCATCGATCCGCTCTCGGGCGGCGGCGCGCCGACCGGCGAGGCGGGCCTGCGCCACTTCCAGTACATGGCCGAGATCCTGAACGCCCGCCAGAAGCAGTTCCGCTTCGAGGTGTTGGCCTACGACAACAAGGTCAACCCGCAGGAAACCTTGATCGCCGCCCAGAAGGGCATCGATGCCGGTGCCCGGGTGCTGGTGCAGGGCAACGGCTCCTCGGCCGCGGCCGCGCTCACCGACTTCGTCGCCAAGCACAACGAGCGCAACCCGAACCGCCAGGTCATCTACATCAACTACTCCGCCGTCGATCCGTCGCTGACCAACGAGAAGTGCAACTACTGGCACTTCCGCTTCGACGCCAACTCGGACATCAAGATGGAGGCGCTGACGAACTTCATGAAGACGCGGCCGGAGATCAGACGAGTCTATCTCATCAACCAGGATTACTCGTTCGGGCAGTCGGTCCGGTCCCAAGCCCGCGCCATGCTGAAGGCCAAGCGGCCCGACATCGAGATCGTCGGCGACGAGGTGACGCCGCTGCAGAAGGTCAACGACTTCGCGCCCTACGTCACCAAGATCCGCGCCTCGGGGGCGGATGCGGTCATCACCGGCAACTGGGCCCAGGACATCAACCTGCTGCTCAAGGCCGCCGCCGAGGCCGGGCTCCAGGCCAGCTTCTACACCTATTATGCCGGCGGCACCGGCGGACCCTCGGTGGTGCGCCAGACCGGGCTCGCCCACCGGGTGTTCGAGGTCTCGCAGGGCGCCGCCAACGAGGGCGATGCCGCCGCGCAGGACTTCGAGACCGCGTTCCGGGCCCGCACCGGCATCGGCTCGACCTATCCGCGCGCCTTCAACGCGATGAACGCGCTCCTGACCGCGATGCAGGAGGCCGGCTCGTCCGAGGCGCGCAAGGTGGCGCCGAAGCTCGAGCAAGCTCGCCTCAAGCCGCATGTCGGCAGCGAGGGGTATGTGCGCCCAGACGACCACCAGTATTTCCAGACGATGTTCGTCCACTCCTTCGGCCCGATGGAGCCCGGCATGCGCTTCGACGAGGAGGGCACCGGCTGGGGCTGGAAGATGGTCGGCCGGGTCGAGACCAAGGACACGCTGGTGCCGACCACCTGCCGGATGGACCGGCCGAGCTGACAACATACCTCATTCACCCGACAGTTCTGACAGCCTCCGCGTCATTCCGGGGCCGCGTAGCGGAGCCCGGAATGACCCGGAGGTTGTCAGATCGTTGGGAGACAATCGGACAGGGGCCTGACGCTCGAGCGGATGAACGCTCCTACGGAGCCCCGTCCGCCTCGGTCAGCGCATCGAGGAAGGCGTCGAGCATGGCGGCCGCGAAGGCCTCCATGTTGGCGGCCCGGTCGCCATGGCCGGTCTCGCGGGTCAGGCGGCGGGTGACGGGGCCGGCGACGGCAAGGCAGGTATGGCCGGCGGCATCGCCGTAGCGGTTGCCGCCCGGCCCCGCGGCGCCGGTCTCGCACAGGCCCCAGACCGCGCCGTGGCGCTCGCGCACGAGAGCGGCCACGCGCTCGGCATAGGGCTCGCTGGCGCTGCGCAGGCCCGCCATCCCGGCCTCGTCGAGCCCGATCAGGGCGCGGCGCGCCTGGGCGGTGTAGACCACCGCGCCGCCGAGATAGTAGGCGGAGGCGCCCGGCACGGCCAGAAGGGTCGCGGAAACGAGGCCGCCGGCGGAGGATTCGGCCACCGCGACGGTCTCCCGCCGGGCCGTCAGCCGGGCGGCGACGAGCCCGGCCCTCTCCATCAATTCGCGCAAGCGGCGTCCTCCTGCTGGAGGGACAAACCTAGCCGGTCGGGTCCTACTCCGCCAGCGCGCCCTCGTCGTCGGCGCCGGTCGGCGCCAGCCGCACCCAGGCGTCGAGGGCCCGGCCGATGCCGAGGCCGACGAGGCCGCAGAAGCTCAGCGACAGGCCGATATGGAGGAAAAGGGACGCATCAGACATTGGACTCACCCGACTTGAAGGATCAGAGGTGAACCGCGAGAGGCTAGGCCTCCCGTGGTCCCGGTTCATGGGCTCCCTGTGGCTTGGGGCGGTGCCGGGGGGCACCACCTTCGAGGGCCGGCAGCGCCGGTTTTGAGGGATGCGGGCATCCCGGTCAGGAGAGGTGTCGCACCGCCTTTGGGCGGAACGATGGTCCTGATGTGGCGCCAGGCTAGTCCGGGCCGGACCCGATCGGCGGTGTGCTCCCGCACCTTGACCGTCCGGGCCATCACGCCCCCTCCGCGAGCACCCGCTCGGCGAGGGCGAGGCCGCTCAGACAGGCGAACTCGACCCGCGGCCCGAGGCAGCCGTCGCCGGCGAAGCCGAGGCCGGTCTCCGGCGCGAACAGGCAGGGCTCGCCCACCGCCCGCTCGACCGCGGCGTAGCGCCAGCGATGGGCGGCGCGGTGGCGGATCTCTCCGACCGGAATGCGGTCGCGCAGGGCGGTGACGAGGCGTTCGGCGACGTCGTCAGCCGTGCATTCGAGGTTGGCGCGCGACCAGGACGGGGAGGCGTGCGCCACCAGCGTTGAACCGTCCTCGCGCCCGGGCTTGCTGTCGTTCCGGGCGATCCAGGCGAGGACCGCCTCCGGGTCGCGGTCCTCGCGCACCGAGGAATCCGGCAGGGGAGGGCCGTCATGAGCCAGCATCAGGGTCCAGCACGGGGCGTAGCGCACCTCGGCGACGCCCGGCAGGTGCTGGTCCGCGCTCGCGAGGAGCGCGAGGCTCTGGGGCGACGGGCAGGTGAGGAGAACGTGCGAGAAGGCGGTGTCCTTCGCCAGGGCCGTACCGTCGGCCTCCGCTAGCCGCCAGCCGCGCCCCTCCCTGGCCAGGCGCCCGACGGCCCGGCCGCAGCGCAGATCGATCCCATCGAGGAGGTCGCCCACCGGCGCGGACATCCCGGGCACGCCGACATGCCGGCCCTCGCCACCCCAGGCGCCCGCAACGCCCCGGGCGGTCCAGTCCTCGACCAGGGCGGCGAAACGCGGGTCGCGGGCGGTGAAGTATTGGGCGCCGTGGTCGAAGCGCAGGGAATCGGGGCCGCGTCGCGTCGCCATCCGGCCGCCGGGGCCGCGGCCCTTGTCGATCACGACGACCCGCCGGCCCGCATCGCTCAACCGGCGCGCCGCCGCGGCGCCGGCGATGCCCGCCCCGACGATCGCGATGGTGCCGTCGCCGATGGTGCCGTCCCGGTCCAATCCTGCCGCTCCCACGCCCTGGCCTCCAGACGCGGGGTCAACGCACGGCAATCCCCTGTGGTGCCAATCAATCGCGCGAAATCTCTTGCGGCGAGGCCTGGAACTTGTCGCGACCCGCTTGAGGCCTCGAACTTGCACCGATAAGGCCACGCTTCACTTGCGCATCTGTCTCCTGCCCCTGAGGAGCCCCGTTCCGTGCCGAACCCCGAAACCGTCGTGAGCGAGATCGCCGACGAGATGCGCCAGCGTCCCGACCGCGGCGAGGTGGCGCGCTACATCCCCGAGCTCGCCCGGGTCGACCCCGGCCATTTCGGCCTCGCGGTGATCGCCGCCGACGGGACGGTGGCGGCGGCCGGCGATTGCGACGTGCCGTTCTCGATCCAGAGCATCTCGAAGGTCTTCACCCTGACGCTGGCGCTCGGCATGGTCGGCGACAAGCTGTGGCGGCGGGTCGGGCGCGAGCCCTCGGGCAGCCCGTTCAACTCCGTCGTCCAGCTCGAATACGAGCGGGGCATCCCCCGCAACCCGTTCATCAATGCGGGCGCGATCGCCGTCACCGACCTGATTCTGTCGCGCCACCAGCCGCGCGAGGCGCTCGGCGAGATCCTGCGCTTCATGCAGTTCCTGGCCCAGGACACGAGCATCACCATCGACGAGGCGGTGGCGGCTTCCGAGCAGCGCACGGGATACCGCAACGTCGCGCTCGCTAACTACATGAAGTCGTTCGGGGTGATCGACAATCCGGTCGAGTACACGCTTGGGGTCTATTTCCACCACTGCGCCATCAGCATGACCTGCCGGCAGCTCGCGGTGGCGGGGCGGTTCCTGGCCCATTCGGGCCGCGATCCCAGCACCGGCCTGTCGGTGGTGCAGGCCGAGCGGGCCAAGCGCATCAACGCCGTGATGCTGACCTGCGGCCATTACGACGGTTCGGGCGAGTTCGCCTACCGGGTCGGCTTGCCGGGCAAGAGCGGCGTCGGCGGCGGCATCCTGGCGGTGGCGCCGGGGCGTGCCTCGATCGCCGTATGGGCGCCGGGGCTGGATGCCGCCGGCAATTCCCATCTCGGGCGCATCGCCCTGGAGCAGCTGACGAAGCGCCTCGGCTGGTCGATCTTCGGCGAGTAAGGCCGCTGCCCCACCTGCTTACGGCTTGCGCGCGCGCTCCTCGCGGATCGCCTCGTCGTGGTAGCCGCCGCTCGCCGGCATGATCTGCGGGCCGCGCTCCCGCGGGGCCGGGGCGGGCAGCGCCCAGTCGTTGCGGCCGCCGCGGCTGCGGCCGCCGACCGGGAAGGCGTAGATCTTCGCCGTGGTGCGCGGGCCGGTGGTGCTCATCGGAAAAGCCTCCCGTGAGGGCCGCGCGGTCTCGCGACGGCCTCTGAGATTCGTAACGAAGTGTGCCTGGGAAGTGCGCCGTTTGACCACGGAAAAATCAGTGGTTGGCTACAATTCGTGCATGCCTCCGCTTGCGCCGTCGCGCGAATTGGCGGGTGTGGCGCTTCGCTGTGCGTCCTGACGTTCTGACGCGCAACCGGGCAGGGCATCGCCTCGATGCCCAAGAAAGAGGGTGCCGCCGGGTCGCCCCCGCCGTCCGGGGTGGTCGAAAACGCACCGTTCCTGCGATCGTTCCGACCTCGATCGCGGTTGGCACGGGACGTGCAAGCCAGGGGATGCCGCTGGCGGGTGATGGGCGCCGACGAGGAAGCCGGGCTCCATCGGAACCTGAAGAGAGACGCGAGATGACCAAATACAAGCTCGAGTATATTTGGCTTGACGGCTACACGCCGACCCCGAACCTTCGCGGCAAGACCCAGATCAAGGCCTTCGACAGCTTCCCGACCCTCGAGCAGCTCCCGCTCTGGGGCTTCGACGGCAGCTCGACCCAGCAGGCCGAGGGCAGCTCCTCCGATTGCGTGCTGAAGCCCGTCCGCCACTTCCCCGATCCGGCCCGCAGCAACGGCGTCCTGGTCCTGTGCGAAGTCATGATGCCGGACGGCAAGACTCCGCACCCGTCGAACAAGCGCGCCACCATCCTGGATGACGAGGGCGCCTGGTTCGGCTTCGAGCAGGAATACTTCTTCTACAAGAACGGCCGCCCGCTCGGCTTCCCCGAGGCCGGCTACCCGGCGCCGCAGGGCCCATACTACACCGGCGTCGGCTACTCGAACGTCGGCTCGGTCGCCCGCCAGATCGTCGAGGAGCACCTCGACCTCTGCCTCGCCGCCGGCATCAACCACGAGGGCATCAACGCCGAGGTGGCGAAGGGCCAGTGGGAGTTCCAGATCTTCGGCAAGGGCTCCAAGCGGGCCGCCGACGAGATGTGGATGGCGCGCTACCTGATGCAGCGCCTGTGCGAGAAGTACGAGATCGACATCGAGTACCATTGCAAGCCGCTCGGCGACACCGACTGGAACGGCTCGGGCATGCACGCCAACTTCTCGACCGCCTACATGCGCGAAGTCGGCGGCAAGGAGTACTTCGAGAAGCTGATGGCGGCCTTCGGGGATGCCCGTGAGGACCACATCGCCGTCTACGGCCCGGACAACCACATGCGGCTGACCGGCAAGCACGAGACCGCCTCGATCCACACCTTCAGCTGGGGCGTGGCCGACCGCGGCGCCTCGATCCGGGTGCCCCACAGCTTCGTCAACAACGGCTACAAGGGTTACCTCGAGGATCGCCGCCCGAACTCGATGGGCGACCCCTACCAGATCGCCTCGCAGATCCTGAAGACGATCTCGACCGTCCCGACCGAGGTCTCGGCCGCGGCCTGAGCCGTCTCGGAGTGGCGATACGTTGAGCGGCGCGGGCCCGAAGGGGCCCGCGCCGTTTTCCGTTGCGGCCTTCCCCGACAGGTTTGACACCCCCCGGGATGACGTTCCAGGCTTGAGGTCCGACCTTGCCGAACTCAGAGCCTGTTTGAGGGTCTACATTTATGCTGGATTGTGGAGTGCGGAGAGGGCCATCAGGCAGGCGACGAAGGTGATGCGGCCGGTCGCGACGTCGAGGCGACCGGCCCGTTCGCGCAGCAACCCGCTCCAGTGGCTGAGCCAGCCCAAGGTCCGCTCGACCACCCAGCGCCGCTTGAGCACGACGAAGCCCGTCTGATCCGGCTCCTTCTGCACCACCTCGCAGCGCATGCCGTGCAGGGTGCACCACTCCTCGCAGCGATGGGCCCGGAACACGCCGTCGAGGATCGCCAGGCGCAGGCTCGGCCACTGCTCCTTGCCGGCATCCAACGCCGGCAGCGTGTCGCAATCCTGCACGTCGGCGGGCACGACGGCCACGGCCAGGATGAAGCCTTGGGCGTCCACCATCAGCACGCGCTTGCGTCCGACCAGCTTCTTGGCGCCATCGTAGCCACGCGGCCCGCGCACTCCGATACACTTGACGCTCTGGGTATCGATGATCGCCAGCCGGGGCTGCGGGCGACGACCGCCGCGACGCCGCTGGCGCCGGGCCAGGGCCCGCATCAGGATCGCGAGCACGCCCTTCTCGACCCAGCGCCGGAACCAGCCGTAGACCGTACACCAGGGCGGAAACCCCGACGGCAGGGCGCGCCAGGCGCTGCCGACCCGCAGATGCCAGGCGATCGCCGCCACGACTTGGCGGGCCGGCGTCGCGCTCGGGCTGCCAGGTGGGTCGAGGCGCTGTACCAGGCGGGCCATCTCGTCCAGGCCTGCCTGGACAACTATGTTCTTGAGGCGCGTCTCGTGACGCGTCCGATGTCGGTCCGTCCACATCTGCTCTTGCCTCCGCCCGGCCAGGCGGAGCCCAGGTTGTTCCCAGCAAGACAAATGGGGACGGCCGGCAGAGGGCCTCAAACAGGCTCTCAGGCGCTTGAGGGCGTGCGCCGCCTCACGGACTGAAGATCAGCGTCAGATAAGTCAAAAATACCACGAGGTGCACCGCGCCCTCCAGCACCGTGGTGCCCTGGCGCGAGAAGGTGAGGACGCTGAGCAGCAGCGTCGTGGCGAGCACCGCCATCTCGGCGGGTGCGAGGCCCAGCACCACCCGCTGGCCCGAGATCAGGCCGATGCCGAGCACCGCCGGAACGGTGAGGCCAACCGTCGAGGTGACGGCGCCGAGGCAGAGGTTGATCGCGCGCTGGAGCTGGTCGCGGCGGATCGCCTTGACGGCGCTGATGCCCTCCGGGGTGAACACGATGGCGGCGATGATGACGCCGCCCAGTGCCGAGGGCGCGCCGAGGGCCTTGATGCCGTGGTCGAGGATCGCCGCCAGGCTCTTCGACAGCAGCACGATCGGCAGCAGGCTGGCCAGCAGCAGGCCGGCATGGCGCAGGATCGCGCCCCGGCCCGCATCCGGATGCGGCGCCTTCTTCTCCACGGTGGCGCCCGGTGCGACGAAGTCGGTGAAGAAGTCGCTGTGCCGGCCGGTCTGGAGC
This is a stretch of genomic DNA from Methylobacterium sp. 17Sr1-1. It encodes these proteins:
- a CDS encoding PepSY-associated TM helix domain-containing protein, translating into MRPVLFQLHWFLGLTAGLVLMLVGVTGGILSVEDEVTGLMSPGIVTVPVREGPRLTPDALVARLKEEAPGRRVTLMTLSGAPDGAARVRLADGPGRGTETHVDPYDGRILGPARGEEVFGTVRRLHRWLLLPGNGDGWGRTLTGAAALAMIYLALSGLYLRWPKGRRDWRIWLKPALARRGRALYWSLHAVVGTWMLVLYLVMALTGLWWSYGWYRDGVTMLLTGRPAAAAAPARGMDNKGMGKRDGAPGPLDPAFAAFTAATKGRYATASLAPAREGETIRIRAVAPDAAHPQARDEWRFRPDGTLESRDLYAERPLGARLTGSMLALHEGRFFGPVGWIAFMLAALAMPLFGVTGLLLYLGRRRSRRRHAAAAVQTA
- a CDS encoding branched-chain amino acid ABC transporter substrate-binding protein, which codes for MTPIREALRGAVVAMSLCGPFAIPVVGAAAATLALAGPALAQESVKIAFIDPLSGGGAPTGEAGLRHFQYMAEILNARQKQFRFEVLAYDNKVNPQETLIAAQKGIDAGARVLVQGNGSSAAAALTDFVAKHNERNPNRQVIYINYSAVDPSLTNEKCNYWHFRFDANSDIKMEALTNFMKTRPEIRRVYLINQDYSFGQSVRSQARAMLKAKRPDIEIVGDEVTPLQKVNDFAPYVTKIRASGADAVITGNWAQDINLLLKAAAEAGLQASFYTYYAGGTGGPSVVRQTGLAHRVFEVSQGAANEGDAAAQDFETAFRARTGIGSTYPRAFNAMNALLTAMQEAGSSEARKVAPKLEQARLKPHVGSEGYVRPDDHQYFQTMFVHSFGPMEPGMRFDEEGTGWGWKMVGRVETKDTLVPTTCRMDRPS
- a CDS encoding CinA family protein; protein product: MRELMERAGLVAARLTARRETVAVAESSAGGLVSATLLAVPGASAYYLGGAVVYTAQARRALIGLDEAGMAGLRSASEPYAERVAALVRERHGAVWGLCETGAAGPGGNRYGDAAGHTCLAVAGPVTRRLTRETGHGDRAANMEAFAAAMLDAFLDALTEADGAP
- a CDS encoding FAD-dependent oxidoreductase translates to MDRDGTIGDGTIAIVGAGIAGAAAARRLSDAGRRVVVIDKGRGPGGRMATRRGPDSLRFDHGAQYFTARDPRFAALVEDWTARGVAGAWGGEGRHVGVPGMSAPVGDLLDGIDLRCGRAVGRLAREGRGWRLAEADGTALAKDTAFSHVLLTCPSPQSLALLASADQHLPGVAEVRYAPCWTLMLAHDGPPLPDSSVREDRDPEAVLAWIARNDSKPGREDGSTLVAHASPSWSRANLECTADDVAERLVTALRDRIPVGEIRHRAAHRWRYAAVERAVGEPCLFAPETGLGFAGDGCLGPRVEFACLSGLALAERVLAEGA
- a CDS encoding glutaminase, which codes for MPNPETVVSEIADEMRQRPDRGEVARYIPELARVDPGHFGLAVIAADGTVAAAGDCDVPFSIQSISKVFTLTLALGMVGDKLWRRVGREPSGSPFNSVVQLEYERGIPRNPFINAGAIAVTDLILSRHQPREALGEILRFMQFLAQDTSITIDEAVAASEQRTGYRNVALANYMKSFGVIDNPVEYTLGVYFHHCAISMTCRQLAVAGRFLAHSGRDPSTGLSVVQAERAKRINAVMLTCGHYDGSGEFAYRVGLPGKSGVGGGILAVAPGRASIAVWAPGLDAAGNSHLGRIALEQLTKRLGWSIFGE
- a CDS encoding DUF2735 domain-containing protein → MSTTGPRTTAKIYAFPVGGRSRGGRNDWALPAPAPRERGPQIMPASGGYHDEAIREERARKP
- a CDS encoding glutamine synthetase beta-grasp domain-containing protein, with translation MTKYKLEYIWLDGYTPTPNLRGKTQIKAFDSFPTLEQLPLWGFDGSSTQQAEGSSSDCVLKPVRHFPDPARSNGVLVLCEVMMPDGKTPHPSNKRATILDDEGAWFGFEQEYFFYKNGRPLGFPEAGYPAPQGPYYTGVGYSNVGSVARQIVEEHLDLCLAAGINHEGINAEVAKGQWEFQIFGKGSKRAADEMWMARYLMQRLCEKYEIDIEYHCKPLGDTDWNGSGMHANFSTAYMREVGGKEYFEKLMAAFGDAREDHIAVYGPDNHMRLTGKHETASIHTFSWGVADRGASIRVPHSFVNNGYKGYLEDRRPNSMGDPYQIASQILKTISTVPTEVSAAA
- a CDS encoding IS5 family transposase yields the protein MARLVQRLDPPGSPSATPARQVVAAIAWHLRVGSAWRALPSGFPPWCTVYGWFRRWVEKGVLAILMRALARRQRRRGGRRPQPRLAIIDTQSVKCIGVRGPRGYDGAKKLVGRKRVLMVDAQGFILAVAVVPADVQDCDTLPALDAGKEQWPSLRLAILDGVFRAHRCEEWCTLHGMRCEVVQKEPDQTGFVVLKRRWVVERTLGWLSHWSGLLRERAGRLDVATGRITFVACLMALSALHNPA